Proteins from a single region of Bradyrhizobium diazoefficiens:
- a CDS encoding SGNH/GDSL hydrolase family protein, which translates to MDVKTKNAIFGMLSIATSLITAAALLEFYVRLTQADGTNFDIEMWRYAKDLKVVSDIPGAGHEHTPGKGGVYMGVPVTINSAGWRDREHSVEKESGTVRIMMLGDSLTFGWGARPEDITSYRLERLLNAKEKKFEVINTGIGNANTAMEATYFMKKAYVYKPDIVVLNYFINDAEPTPRRTENFFLEHFYSAVFIAGRFDALMRTYFGKADWQHYYRGLYQGNEPGWLVAQAALKELASYCKARNIKLIVVNYPELHELSPYPFQDITSLVASKVKALSIPFLDLLPAVENQAPQSLWVTKTDSHPNGKAAGLYADSIMRALVAQIPEDFRGSVN; encoded by the coding sequence ATGGATGTCAAAACAAAAAACGCAATCTTCGGAATGCTTTCAATAGCTACTAGCCTGATTACGGCGGCCGCCCTACTGGAATTCTATGTGCGTTTAACGCAGGCAGACGGCACTAATTTTGACATCGAAATGTGGCGTTACGCCAAAGACCTGAAAGTGGTTAGTGACATACCCGGTGCAGGGCACGAACATACCCCTGGAAAGGGTGGGGTTTACATGGGGGTCCCAGTAACAATCAACTCAGCAGGTTGGCGCGATCGCGAACATTCCGTGGAGAAAGAGAGTGGCACTGTTCGGATCATGATGCTTGGCGACTCCTTGACGTTTGGATGGGGCGCAAGACCTGAAGACATCACATCATATCGATTGGAAAGGCTGCTGAACGCGAAGGAAAAAAAATTCGAGGTCATAAATACTGGGATTGGAAATGCTAACACAGCTATGGAAGCAACGTACTTCATGAAGAAGGCGTACGTATACAAGCCTGACATCGTCGTACTGAACTATTTTATTAATGACGCAGAGCCAACACCGCGAAGGACGGAGAATTTCTTTCTAGAGCACTTCTATTCAGCGGTGTTCATCGCGGGTCGTTTCGATGCCCTTATGCGAACATACTTCGGCAAGGCCGATTGGCAGCACTATTACCGCGGTCTCTACCAAGGGAATGAACCCGGCTGGTTGGTTGCACAGGCTGCCTTGAAAGAACTTGCGAGCTATTGCAAGGCGCGAAACATCAAACTCATTGTAGTTAACTACCCGGAACTGCACGAGCTGTCCCCATATCCATTTCAGGATATAACGAGTCTCGTTGCCTCCAAGGTGAAAGCGCTCAGTATACCATTTCTGGATCTTCTTCCGGCTGTGGAAAATCAAGCCCCACAGTCCCTCTGGGTCACGAAGACAGACTCCCACCCAAACGGTAAAGCGGCCGGACTCTACGCGGACTCAATTATGAGAGCCCTAGTGGCCCAAATTCCCGAAGACTTTCGAGGGTCTGTAAATTGA
- a CDS encoding SGNH/GDSL hydrolase family protein: MEADALLRTAAVRTRVVRLTALLNEIWAILGVALLLLTTLEVSLTSYYERADKRERQSAAKAAANSGVYANPDLAEEYFKELTEAKARVWASYTQSQQTDYAGKFINVHEGTRRTWNSEAIKDDKRTRLKIFFFGGSTLWGLGSRDDFTIPSLVAKRLAENGISAEVTNYAVIGDVTTQSLIRFVLELRKRNVPDLVVFYGGSVEAFSACYEGEPGVPLGNSNLEKISPKKEAKARISIRRENFALIRLLTGKTQLAGCSKKLDVLSDGALDVYLGNVRFIEAISRSLSFKTLFYLEPQLSDKTHRTKYEEDQLLKSEKRLPGKNDLYSLMRSKLVKRVDESSEQNVFHDLRTIFSDAASPIYMDGGHYGEGGNDRISRRITADILALYAPVK, from the coding sequence GTGGAAGCAGATGCGCTGCTGAGAACGGCCGCTGTGAGGACGAGGGTCGTTCGCTTGACGGCCCTATTGAACGAGATATGGGCAATCCTTGGTGTCGCTCTTCTTTTGCTGACGACTCTGGAAGTATCGCTGACATCCTACTACGAGAGAGCTGACAAGAGAGAACGTCAAAGCGCCGCCAAGGCTGCAGCTAATTCTGGGGTGTATGCAAATCCCGACCTGGCGGAAGAATACTTCAAAGAACTCACCGAAGCCAAGGCGCGGGTGTGGGCTTCATATACGCAATCACAACAAACGGACTATGCGGGCAAATTCATTAACGTACACGAAGGCACCAGAAGAACGTGGAACTCCGAGGCAATCAAGGATGATAAGCGTACCAGGTTAAAAATATTCTTTTTTGGCGGGTCGACTTTGTGGGGGCTTGGATCTAGGGACGACTTCACCATTCCCTCCCTTGTCGCCAAAAGGTTAGCCGAAAATGGAATCAGCGCTGAAGTCACAAATTATGCAGTCATTGGTGATGTAACTACCCAAAGCTTGATTCGCTTCGTTCTCGAATTGAGAAAGCGGAATGTTCCTGATTTGGTGGTCTTTTACGGCGGATCGGTTGAGGCTTTCTCCGCTTGTTATGAAGGAGAACCGGGCGTTCCGCTTGGCAACTCAAACCTCGAAAAAATATCTCCTAAAAAGGAGGCAAAAGCGCGCATAAGTATAAGGCGAGAAAACTTCGCGCTGATAAGATTGCTCACTGGCAAAACACAGCTCGCGGGGTGCTCGAAAAAATTAGACGTGTTGTCTGACGGAGCTCTAGATGTCTATCTAGGGAATGTTCGGTTTATAGAGGCTATTTCAAGGAGCTTATCCTTTAAAACATTATTCTACCTTGAGCCTCAGCTGTCTGATAAAACACACAGAACAAAATATGAAGAGGATCAGCTTCTAAAATCAGAGAAACGGCTTCCAGGAAAAAACGATCTTTACTCTCTTATGAGAAGCAAGTTGGTCAAGAGAGTAGATGAGAGTTCGGAGCAAAACGTGTTTCATGACTTACGTACTATCTTTTCCGATGCTGCCAGCCCAATTTACATGGACGGCGGGCATTATGGCGAGGGTGGAAATGATCGGATATCTCGGAGAATTACAGCCGACATATTGGCACTGTATGCTCCCGTGAAGTGA
- a CDS encoding HipA domain-containing protein yields MLRQDGKWYKPVGTTATTHILKPQIGRLPNGIDLSNSVENEFFCLKLISALGIPAANVEMTHFGGRRTLVVERFDRRWTSDKRLLRLPQEDSCQALSVPPTRKYQSDGGPGLKDILELLKGSDAPSQDLTMFLRASIVFWLIGATDGHAKNFSIFLGPGGRFRLTPLYDVLSAQPSLNAKQIQPKALKLAMSVGKSRHYTVNEILPRHFIQTAEISRVGVAVVRSIFKDLAETFETAFDDVLKALPKDFPEQLTSSIRTAALHRTRLIAEA; encoded by the coding sequence TTGCTGCGCCAGGACGGCAAATGGTACAAGCCGGTGGGGACCACCGCCACCACCCATATCCTGAAGCCACAAATAGGGCGCTTGCCGAACGGCATTGATCTCTCAAACAGCGTCGAGAACGAATTCTTCTGCCTCAAACTCATTTCAGCTCTTGGTATCCCGGCAGCGAACGTCGAGATGACTCATTTTGGAGGCCGCCGGACGCTCGTTGTCGAGCGTTTTGATCGCCGCTGGACAAGCGACAAGCGATTGCTCCGCCTGCCCCAGGAGGATAGCTGCCAAGCGTTGTCGGTACCGCCGACTAGAAAATATCAGTCGGATGGCGGGCCCGGACTAAAAGACATTCTGGAGCTGCTGAAAGGAAGCGATGCACCAAGTCAAGATCTCACGATGTTTCTCCGTGCGAGCATCGTGTTCTGGCTAATTGGAGCAACTGACGGTCACGCCAAGAATTTCAGCATCTTTCTCGGCCCCGGAGGCCGCTTTCGTCTGACACCACTTTATGACGTGCTAAGTGCACAACCCAGTCTAAACGCGAAGCAAATTCAACCCAAGGCACTTAAGCTTGCGATGTCGGTCGGCAAGAGCCGACACTACACCGTGAATGAAATCCTACCTCGGCATTTCATACAGACGGCCGAGATCTCCCGCGTCGGGGTTGCCGTCGTACGCTCCATCTTCAAGGATCTCGCAGAAACGTTCGAGACAGCGTTTGACGATGTGCTCAAAGCCCTTCCTAAGGACTTTCCGGAGCAACTAACAAGCTCGATACGGACTGCCGCCCTTCATCGCACCAGGCTCATCGCCGAGGCCTGA
- a CDS encoding HipA N-terminal domain-containing protein, whose amino-acid sequence MPRPKANAPLNVFVNGRLIGVLKRESSGAIDFRYDAQWLSWQSIFPISLSLPLREDRYIGAPLINVFDNLLPDGEPIRRRVAERVGATGTYA is encoded by the coding sequence ATGCCCCGTCCGAAAGCCAACGCTCCGTTAAACGTGTTCGTAAATGGCCGCCTGATCGGCGTACTCAAGCGCGAGTCCAGCGGCGCCATCGACTTTCGCTACGACGCGCAATGGCTCTCATGGCAGTCGATCTTCCCGATCTCGCTCTCCCTCCCCCTTCGCGAGGACCGCTATATCGGCGCTCCGCTCATCAACGTCTTCGACAATCTGCTGCCGGACGGCGAACCGATACGCAGGCGCGTCGCCGAACGTGTCGGCGCGACCGGTACGTACGCCTAA
- a CDS encoding FAD-binding oxidoreductase has protein sequence MQGDPRSHGLWELTAPHAPQTARLAGEIDVDVLVIGGGYTGLSSALHLAEGAARVAVLEASEIGFGGSGRNVGLVNAGMWVMPDALAATLGQTLGERLIDLLGDGPRRVFDLIAQHDINCEQEPTGTLHCAVGRRGLEEIEARAEQWQRRGAPVEILGAEETRRRIGGGDYTGALLDKRAGTIQPLAYVRGLARAALAAGAKIFTHSAALAASDDGSRWKVNTAAGSVRADWVIVATDAYARGPWSLVRQEQIQLPYFNFATQPLPDHLRASILPERQGAWDTKQVLSSFRFDRAGRLVYGSVGALEWSSTAVHRAWAIRSLGKLFPQLSDIEFEAGWFGTIGLTSDNLPRFHKLDRNVIGFNGYNGRGIAPGTVFGDVLASYVLGRVADKDLPLPIAPVEEPRFRATREALYRIGAQLVHLTEARL, from the coding sequence ATGCAAGGGGATCCGAGATCGCACGGGCTCTGGGAACTGACGGCTCCGCATGCACCTCAGACCGCTCGTCTGGCTGGCGAGATCGACGTCGATGTCCTCGTCATCGGTGGCGGATATACCGGGCTTTCGTCCGCTCTCCATCTTGCTGAAGGAGCAGCGCGCGTCGCTGTCCTCGAGGCGTCTGAAATCGGCTTCGGCGGCTCCGGACGCAATGTCGGTCTCGTGAATGCCGGTATGTGGGTCATGCCGGACGCTCTCGCGGCGACGCTGGGACAAACCCTTGGGGAGCGCCTGATCGATCTGCTCGGCGATGGGCCGCGACGGGTGTTCGATCTTATTGCGCAACATGATATTAACTGCGAGCAAGAGCCCACGGGCACGTTGCATTGTGCAGTCGGACGCAGGGGATTGGAAGAAATCGAGGCTCGTGCTGAACAATGGCAGCGACGTGGTGCGCCGGTCGAGATTCTCGGTGCCGAGGAGACGCGCCGGAGGATTGGCGGTGGCGACTACACTGGCGCACTGCTGGATAAACGCGCTGGCACAATTCAGCCGCTGGCCTATGTCCGTGGTTTGGCTCGCGCCGCGCTTGCTGCCGGCGCGAAAATATTCACTCACAGCGCTGCTCTCGCCGCCAGCGATGACGGCTCGCGCTGGAAGGTCAATACGGCAGCCGGATCTGTGCGTGCAGATTGGGTGATTGTTGCCACCGATGCCTACGCGCGAGGACCGTGGTCGCTGGTCCGGCAGGAGCAGATCCAACTGCCTTACTTCAACTTTGCGACCCAACCTCTCCCGGATCATTTGAGGGCATCGATCCTGCCCGAACGCCAGGGAGCCTGGGATACGAAACAGGTGCTCAGTTCATTTCGCTTCGACCGTGCAGGTCGGCTCGTTTATGGCAGCGTCGGTGCTCTTGAGTGGAGCAGTACAGCAGTGCACAGGGCGTGGGCGATCCGTTCGCTCGGCAAGCTGTTTCCTCAGCTCTCCGATATCGAATTCGAGGCCGGTTGGTTCGGGACGATCGGTCTGACCTCGGACAACCTGCCTCGCTTTCACAAATTGGACCGCAACGTCATTGGGTTTAATGGGTACAACGGCCGCGGAATTGCGCCGGGCACTGTGTTCGGAGACGTGCTCGCGTCCTATGTGCTAGGGCGGGTTGCGGACAAAGATCTTCCGCTTCCGATCGCACCGGTGGAGGAGCCGCGCTTCCGCGCCACGCGGGAGGCGCTCTATCGGATCGGGGCGCAACTCGTTCATTTGACAGAAGCCCGGCTCTGA